One Frankia alni ACN14a DNA window includes the following coding sequences:
- a CDS encoding MarR family winged helix-turn-helix transcriptional regulator: MLEHSGERLPGQRATGTATLSPQPAEPPSTSGVVDMSSHPGQLARRLQQVTYQLWTTTVSTETTPPQFVVLNSLLADPDIDQRTLGERASLDRSTVADVVARLVQRGLIRRVRDPRDGRRNVLRLTKRGESTHGQVADRIEQMNDKLLAPLSREEQGSLLSMLTRIVDQGGPR, from the coding sequence GTGCTGGAACATTCCGGCGAGCGCCTACCCGGGCAACGCGCCACCGGGACGGCCACCCTGTCCCCGCAGCCGGCCGAGCCGCCCAGCACCAGCGGCGTGGTCGACATGTCCAGCCACCCGGGCCAGCTCGCCCGTCGGCTGCAGCAGGTGACCTACCAGCTGTGGACGACAACCGTCTCCACCGAGACCACCCCGCCGCAGTTCGTGGTCCTCAACAGCCTCCTCGCCGATCCCGACATCGATCAGCGCACGCTCGGCGAACGGGCGTCGCTCGACAGATCCACGGTCGCCGACGTGGTGGCGAGGCTCGTCCAGCGAGGCCTCATCCGCCGGGTCCGCGACCCGCGTGACGGCCGCCGCAACGTGCTACGGCTGACCAAGCGAGGCGAGTCGACCCACGGCCAGGTGGCAGACCGCATCGAACAGATGAACGACAAGCTGCTGGCCCCCCTGTCCCGGGAGGAACAGGGCTCGCTGCTGTCCATGCTGACGCGGATCGTCGACCAGGGCGGCCCGCGGTAG
- a CDS encoding BON domain-containing protein encodes MDPPEDWLTKVFDGEVLVDLIHHPVGRAVTSQMLERSSEMSVDSVRMPVLDATDWFEMTLLALEERYCDLARVLPMIRAMREQVDWDQVRRSTAASPFAEAALLVAARLNLIPPVDAAPVAARPAGIAASDGGIALSTAGQRGATFGGRAEGRRVQGGRAEGGGAEGGRAEGGGAERQAPEGIGLRAGKEDDGPGPEGKSGLSAESGRAGRTDLAGELDLTEADEYLAGELHERLAEDPRVAELGLEVVVVDGRILVEGEVATDARRRAVAEVLAEAAPGRLVRNEVTITGRATAVDETARVETIS; translated from the coding sequence GTGGATCCGCCGGAGGACTGGCTCACCAAGGTGTTCGACGGCGAGGTGCTCGTCGATCTCATCCACCATCCGGTCGGTCGGGCGGTTACCTCGCAGATGCTGGAACGGTCCAGCGAGATGTCGGTGGACTCGGTTCGGATGCCCGTCCTGGACGCCACGGACTGGTTTGAGATGACCCTGCTGGCGCTGGAGGAGCGCTACTGCGATCTGGCCCGGGTCCTGCCGATGATCCGGGCGATGCGCGAGCAGGTCGACTGGGACCAGGTTCGCCGATCCACCGCCGCCTCGCCCTTCGCCGAGGCCGCGTTGCTGGTCGCCGCCCGACTCAATCTCATTCCGCCGGTCGATGCCGCCCCGGTGGCCGCCCGGCCCGCCGGGATTGCCGCGTCGGATGGCGGCATTGCGCTGTCCACGGCGGGGCAGCGCGGCGCAACGTTTGGCGGCAGGGCGGAAGGCCGCAGGGTACAAGGCGGCAGGGCTGAAGGCGGCGGGGCTGAAGGCGGCAGGGCTGAAGGCGGCGGGGCTGAGAGACAGGCGCCGGAAGGCATTGGTTTGCGAGCCGGCAAGGAAGATGACGGCCCCGGACCGGAGGGGAAGTCAGGTCTGTCGGCGGAGTCGGGCCGGGCGGGGAGAACGGACCTGGCGGGGGAGTTGGACCTGACCGAGGCCGACGAATACCTCGCGGGAGAGCTGCACGAACGCCTCGCCGAGGATCCGCGGGTCGCGGAGCTCGGGCTCGAGGTGGTGGTCGTCGACGGGCGCATCCTCGTCGAGGGCGAGGTCGCCACCGATGCCCGCCGCCGGGCGGTCGCGGAGGTGCTGGCCGAGGCCGCCCCGGGCAGGCTGGTCCGCAACGAGGTCACGATCACCGGCCGCGCCACGGCGGTCGACGAGACTGCGAGGGTGGAGACAATTTCATGA
- a CDS encoding metallophosphoesterase family protein → MMRIAAVGDIHLGTDSAGTFAPVVRGLAGCADVLLLAGDLTQHGLPAEADVVAAEVAGAPLPVIAVLGNHDYHSNAESEITAILTAAGVTVLEGTGTVVDVDGARLGIAGVKGFGGGFAGASGSDFGEPLMKAFVRHTKEVATRLRNALEALDCDTRVALTHYAPIPDTLIGERAEIYPFLGSYHLAEALDAGGAVLALHGHAHAGSERGSTAGGVPVRNVARPVIGKPCALYAVGSGAPAEGARTPAPSPAPAVDLAAPTAS, encoded by the coding sequence ATGATGCGCATCGCCGCGGTCGGCGACATCCACCTGGGAACGGACAGCGCAGGGACCTTCGCGCCGGTCGTCCGCGGCCTCGCCGGGTGCGCCGACGTGCTGCTGCTGGCGGGCGATCTCACCCAGCACGGGCTGCCCGCCGAAGCCGACGTTGTCGCGGCCGAGGTGGCGGGCGCACCGCTACCCGTCATCGCCGTGCTCGGCAATCACGACTACCACAGCAATGCGGAGTCCGAGATCACCGCCATCCTCACCGCTGCCGGCGTGACGGTGCTCGAAGGCACCGGAACGGTGGTGGACGTCGACGGTGCGCGGCTCGGGATCGCCGGCGTCAAGGGATTCGGTGGCGGCTTTGCCGGCGCCAGCGGATCCGACTTCGGTGAACCGCTGATGAAGGCCTTCGTTCGGCATACGAAGGAGGTCGCCACCCGGCTCCGGAATGCCCTGGAGGCACTCGACTGCGATACCCGCGTCGCTTTGACCCATTACGCCCCGATTCCAGACACTCTGATCGGCGAACGAGCCGAGATCTATCCCTTTCTCGGCAGCTATCACCTGGCCGAGGCGCTGGATGCCGGCGGCGCCGTCCTCGCCCTGCACGGGCACGCCCACGCGGGCTCGGAACGCGGGTCGACGGCGGGTGGAGTGCCGGTCCGCAATGTCGCCCGGCCGGTGATCGGGAAGCCCTGCGCGCTCTACGCCGTCGGCTCCGGCGCGCCCGCAGAGGGGGCCCGGACACCGGCGCCGTCACCGGCTCCGGCGGTCGATCTCGCGGCCCCGACGGCCTCGTGA
- a CDS encoding Rieske 2Fe-2S domain-containing protein produces the protein MRRTPHDVLVGPAERLERAEALDPVATKVRDRVRHTLGPGAARDLLNGVPLGHPLHPALAQLPLGTWLSAGIVDLLGGHDERSERAVRVLIGSGLLAAGAAAAAGLADYSELHQRQLRVGVAHAGANSLAVGCYLASLLVRWGGHDRLGRRLGLAGLAVAGTSAYLGGHLAYRQASGVNHAEEVTHLLPPGWHRVARLDELAAGRPEVRLLGEVPLLLLRQGDHVDVLADRCSHLAGPLHEGRIVIDGGVTCVRCPWHGSTFRLADGAVAHGPATAGQPRLEVAVAHGDVEVRLSDAGIS, from the coding sequence ATGAGGCGGACACCGCACGATGTTCTCGTCGGGCCGGCCGAGCGCCTGGAGCGCGCCGAGGCACTCGATCCGGTGGCGACGAAGGTCCGCGACCGTGTGCGGCACACCCTGGGGCCCGGGGCGGCGCGCGACCTGCTCAACGGGGTGCCGCTCGGGCATCCGCTGCACCCTGCCCTGGCCCAGCTCCCGCTGGGGACCTGGCTGTCCGCGGGGATCGTGGACCTGCTGGGCGGGCACGACGAACGATCCGAACGGGCGGTGCGGGTCCTGATCGGTTCGGGCCTGCTCGCCGCCGGGGCGGCGGCGGCCGCGGGCCTCGCCGACTACTCCGAGCTACACCAACGTCAACTACGCGTCGGCGTGGCCCATGCCGGCGCCAACAGCCTGGCGGTCGGCTGCTACCTCGCGTCGTTGCTGGTCCGCTGGGGCGGGCACGACCGGCTGGGTCGACGGCTGGGACTGGCCGGGCTCGCCGTCGCGGGCACGTCGGCCTACCTGGGCGGTCATCTCGCCTACCGGCAGGCGTCGGGGGTCAACCACGCCGAGGAGGTCACCCACCTGCTGCCGCCCGGCTGGCACCGGGTCGCCCGACTGGACGAGCTGGCCGCGGGCCGCCCGGAGGTCCGCCTGCTGGGCGAGGTGCCGCTGCTGCTGCTCCGGCAGGGCGATCACGTCGACGTCCTCGCGGACCGGTGCAGCCACCTGGCCGGGCCCCTGCACGAGGGAAGAATCGTGATCGACGGCGGCGTCACCTGTGTGCGCTGCCCCTGGCACGGCAGCACGTTCCGGCTGGCCGACGGGGCGGTCGCGCACGGACCCGCGACCGCCGGGCAGCCCCGGCTGGAGGTCGCGGTCGCCCACGGCGACGTCGAGGTGCGGTTGTCCGACGCCGGGATCTCGTGA
- a CDS encoding DUF2795 domain-containing protein, translated as MAVDRGSSKHGPWRDDAMAHEVSGFVRSGRDTRAEEWRSVEPTDELPGDAQFPDPAQSRAGAAAGMTLADVEERSELARWLGRAVFPAEREEIMDHLRHQHAPDRVIEEVEAAPPGVQFTSVGELWRVLRQEVDAQSARS; from the coding sequence ATGGCAGTGGATCGGGGAAGCTCCAAGCACGGCCCGTGGCGGGACGACGCCATGGCGCACGAGGTCTCCGGGTTCGTGCGCAGCGGCCGGGACACCCGGGCGGAGGAGTGGCGTTCCGTCGAACCGACGGACGAGTTGCCCGGCGACGCGCAGTTCCCGGACCCCGCCCAGTCCCGGGCCGGGGCGGCGGCCGGCATGACGTTGGCCGACGTCGAGGAGCGGTCCGAGCTTGCCCGCTGGCTCGGCCGGGCGGTCTTTCCCGCCGAGCGGGAAGAGATCATGGATCATCTCCGCCACCAGCACGCCCCGGACCGGGTGATCGAGGAGGTCGAAGCGGCGCCACCCGGCGTCCAGTTCACCTCCGTCGGCGAGCTGTGGCGGGTGCTGCGGCAGGAGGTCGACGCCCAGTCGGCGCGGAGCTGA
- a CDS encoding FmdB family zinc ribbon protein, with the protein MPAYDYRCRVCDASFEVRRSITESTPTDGVTCPSGHAETSRVFSAVAVSRGAAAPAMAAPSGGGGACCGGGCCG; encoded by the coding sequence GTGCCTGCCTACGACTACCGCTGCCGGGTGTGCGACGCCTCCTTCGAGGTCCGTCGGAGCATCACCGAATCCACCCCGACCGACGGAGTGACCTGCCCGTCCGGCCACGCCGAGACCTCGCGGGTCTTCTCCGCGGTGGCCGTCAGCCGCGGCGCGGCCGCTCCGGCCATGGCTGCGCCGTCGGGCGGCGGCGGAGCGTGCTGCGGCGGAGGTTGCTGCGGCTGA
- a CDS encoding asparaginase, with protein sequence MEPPEGPQVVAEVVRGLRSGAPFVESLHHGTVVGLGRDGAVALRVGAPDRPVFPRSAAKPFQAAAMLRAGLDGVFLSRDIPSDLLAVVASSHSGEPAHLARVLEILSVAGYSADALRCPADLPLGTAAAEAHLRAGGRAEPVLMNCSGKHAGMIACCVAAGWPVRNYTEPDHPLQQEIRRTVEDLIGEEIAGTTVDGCGAPLFAFSLTGLARGLRAMVQAAAGSPERRVVDAMRAHPELVGGVGRPDTDLMRAAPGVLAKNGAEGVTLVATLDGHTVAIKIADGAGRAGIPVALAALNRLGALPGVDTPGHLELDMAQLAVLGAPTVLGGGRPVGSLRVRLPG encoded by the coding sequence ATGGAGCCACCGGAGGGTCCGCAGGTGGTCGCCGAGGTCGTCCGGGGGCTGCGCAGCGGCGCACCGTTCGTCGAGAGCCTGCATCACGGCACCGTCGTCGGTCTCGGTCGCGATGGTGCCGTCGCCCTGCGGGTGGGCGCGCCGGACAGGCCCGTGTTCCCCCGTTCGGCCGCCAAGCCCTTTCAGGCCGCCGCGATGCTGCGGGCCGGTCTCGACGGGGTCTTCCTGAGCCGGGACATCCCGAGCGACCTGCTGGCCGTGGTCGCGAGTTCGCACAGTGGCGAACCGGCCCACCTGGCCCGCGTGCTGGAGATTCTCTCCGTCGCCGGCTATTCCGCCGATGCCCTGCGCTGTCCCGCGGACCTGCCGCTGGGCACCGCCGCGGCCGAGGCCCACCTGCGCGCCGGCGGGCGCGCCGAACCGGTCCTGATGAACTGCTCGGGCAAGCACGCCGGCATGATCGCCTGCTGTGTGGCCGCCGGCTGGCCGGTGCGGAACTACACCGAGCCGGACCATCCGTTGCAGCAGGAGATCCGCCGCACGGTCGAGGACCTGATCGGTGAGGAGATCGCCGGCACGACGGTGGACGGCTGTGGCGCACCGCTGTTCGCCTTCTCGCTCACCGGGCTCGCTCGCGGGTTGCGGGCGATGGTGCAGGCGGCAGCGGGCAGCCCGGAGCGGCGCGTCGTCGACGCCATGCGCGCCCATCCCGAGCTGGTCGGCGGGGTCGGGCGCCCCGACACCGACCTGATGCGCGCCGCGCCGGGCGTGCTGGCGAAGAACGGCGCCGAGGGCGTCACCCTGGTCGCAACGCTCGACGGGCACACCGTCGCCATCAAGATCGCAGATGGGGCCGGGCGGGCGGGCATCCCGGTCGCACTGGCGGCGCTGAACCGCCTCGGCGCGCTGCCCGGGGTGGACACCCCGGGCCATCTCGAACTCGACATGGCTCAGCTCGCCGTGCTGGGGGCGCCGACGGTGCTTGGCGGCGGGCGGCCCGTCGGCTCCCTGCGGGTGCGCCTGCCCGGCTGA
- a CDS encoding DnaJ domain-containing protein, translating to MGTKPSLYEVLGVAPGATADQIRHAYRVAARRTHPDAGGSPSAFTRVSVAYRILSDPDLRRRYDLRLTDEGRPRTAGPGHTRGGSPHPQTRPHPQARAYPRTGPHPETGPHPKTGPHPKTGAYPKTGAYPPGGPHTPGGPRATRGDGPGAAGSRRSQPGADSPAPPRPGADPVVRRRYLILMSIALTLFIAGGTVVRMYSLPATMIMMVIAAIIPPVAVTVAGRPRLPPDPTRHHRPGRRGQRSR from the coding sequence GTGGGTACGAAGCCCTCGCTGTACGAGGTCCTCGGGGTGGCCCCCGGCGCCACCGCGGACCAGATCCGCCACGCGTACCGGGTCGCCGCGCGGCGCACCCATCCCGACGCCGGCGGCTCGCCGTCGGCCTTCACCCGGGTCAGCGTGGCCTACCGGATCCTCAGCGACCCCGACCTGCGCCGCCGCTACGACCTGCGGCTCACCGACGAGGGCCGGCCGCGCACCGCCGGACCGGGCCACACCCGTGGCGGTTCACCCCATCCCCAGACCAGGCCCCATCCCCAGGCCAGGGCGTATCCCCGGACCGGACCCCATCCCGAGACCGGACCCCATCCCAAGACTGGACCCCATCCCAAGACTGGGGCGTATCCCAAGACTGGGGCGTATCCCCCAGGCGGGCCACACACCCCCGGCGGGCCGCGAGCCACGCGTGGCGACGGTCCGGGGGCGGCTGGATCGCGCCGGTCCCAGCCGGGAGCCGATTCGCCCGCGCCGCCGCGGCCCGGCGCCGACCCGGTGGTGCGGCGGCGCTACCTGATCCTGATGTCGATCGCGCTCACCCTGTTCATCGCGGGCGGCACGGTGGTCCGGATGTACTCCCTCCCCGCCACCATGATCATGATGGTGATCGCGGCGATCATCCCGCCGGTGGCCGTCACCGTCGCGGGCCGTCCCCGCCTGCCCCCCGACCCGACCCGTCACCACCGGCCGGGGCGGCGAGGCCAGCGCAGCCGTTGA
- a CDS encoding CoA transferase, with protein MAQVVKIVDEVASLVGEPDIADRLTVTGPADVLPSLYRVTTVATASVAAAAVGAGRLLAARTGGGPPDITLDTRHAGAAFRSERHLRIDGKAPPGPWDPISGYYPTADGRWIQLHCNFPHHCNGVLDLLGAPNDRAAVERVIRRVDAAPLELELQAMGLCASMARAEPEWAEHRQAGAVADLPLIEVSRLGDAPPARFAPTETPAAGLRVLDLTRVIAGPIAGRTLAAYGADVLRVGAAHLPEVHGLLVDTGFGKRNAFLNLRVAADARRLRELIASADVLLQAYRPSALDRLGFGPDAVARMRPGIVYASISAYGRQGPWSGLRGFDSLVQTASGIVLATAEAAGASSPVPLPAQALDHGTGYLAAFGVLDALARRVHEGGSWHVRVSLARTGRWLQDLGHHDTLDLPDPTADDVDDYRSCLSSEFGELSYIRPAATVAGVAPRWLSAPAPLGTSQAVWSAPR; from the coding sequence ATGGCGCAGGTCGTGAAGATCGTCGATGAGGTCGCGTCGCTGGTGGGCGAGCCTGACATCGCGGACCGGCTGACCGTCACCGGTCCGGCCGACGTCCTGCCCAGCCTGTACCGGGTGACGACGGTCGCGACCGCCTCGGTGGCGGCCGCGGCGGTCGGAGCCGGGCGGCTGCTGGCCGCCCGCACCGGCGGCGGCCCCCCGGACATCACCCTCGACACCCGCCACGCCGGTGCCGCCTTCCGCAGCGAACGCCACCTGCGCATCGACGGAAAGGCGCCGCCCGGCCCGTGGGACCCGATCTCGGGCTACTACCCCACGGCGGACGGCCGCTGGATCCAGCTGCACTGCAACTTTCCGCACCACTGTAACGGGGTGCTGGACCTGCTCGGGGCGCCGAATGACCGCGCCGCCGTCGAGCGGGTGATCCGGCGGGTCGACGCCGCGCCGCTGGAGCTGGAGCTGCAGGCCATGGGGCTGTGCGCCAGCATGGCGCGGGCGGAGCCGGAGTGGGCCGAGCACCGGCAGGCCGGGGCGGTCGCCGACCTGCCGCTGATCGAGGTGAGCCGGCTCGGCGACGCCCCGCCGGCCCGGTTCGCACCGACGGAGACGCCGGCCGCCGGCCTGCGGGTGCTGGACCTGACCCGCGTCATCGCCGGCCCCATCGCCGGGCGCACGCTCGCCGCCTACGGCGCGGACGTGCTGCGGGTCGGCGCCGCCCACCTGCCGGAGGTGCACGGCCTGCTGGTCGACACGGGGTTCGGCAAACGCAACGCGTTCCTCAACCTGCGGGTTGCCGCCGACGCCCGCCGGCTGCGGGAGCTCATCGCGTCCGCCGACGTGCTCCTGCAGGCCTACCGGCCGAGCGCGCTGGACCGGCTCGGGTTCGGCCCGGACGCCGTCGCCCGGATGCGGCCGGGCATCGTCTACGCCAGCATCAGCGCCTACGGCCGGCAGGGGCCGTGGAGCGGGCTGCGCGGCTTCGACAGCCTGGTCCAGACCGCCTCGGGCATCGTCCTCGCCACGGCCGAGGCGGCCGGCGCGTCGAGCCCGGTGCCGCTGCCGGCGCAGGCGCTCGATCACGGCACCGGCTACCTCGCCGCGTTCGGGGTGCTCGACGCGCTCGCCCGTCGGGTGCACGAGGGCGGGAGCTGGCACGTGCGGGTCTCCCTGGCCCGGACCGGGCGGTGGTTGCAGGATCTCGGTCATCACGACACCCTCGACCTCCCCGACCCGACGGCGGACGACGTCGACGACTACCGCTCCTGCCTCAGCAGTGAGTTCGGTGAGCTTTCGTACATCCGGCCGGCGGCGACCGTCGCCGGGGTGGCCCCGCGCTGGCTCTCCGCGCCGGCCCCCCTCGGCACCAGCCAGGCGGTGTGGTCGGCGCCGCGCTGA
- a CDS encoding branched-chain amino acid ABC transporter substrate-binding protein: MRRRPLLGAIALAAAVTMTAAACGSDSGGGSSGDGKKTITIGFQGVLSGDNQQLGLNALYGVRTAIAEVNADTSSPFQLKLAESDDGGSPDQGPTAAQKLIDDSKVVAVVGPMFSGATKASEPAYTQAGLLSVSPSATNPALTTLGFKTFYRVIAPDTVQGKAAADYVATVLQAKKVYSLDDKSEYGTGLSGALEPELTAKGVQVTHDGINPTKDYTSEATKIIAAAPDVLYYSGYYAELALLSKALKDKGFTGKIASGDGSLDPQYVAQAGAAAAEGTYLTCPCGDANTDPKAAAFVASFKKVNKGAKPGTYSGEAYDATLALADVFKKLGNDVSRESVAKAFGAVNFQGITKTVAFEPTGEVKGSNVFVYQVKNGAITVLGNTADLIKS, encoded by the coding sequence ATGCGTAGGCGCCCGCTCCTGGGAGCGATAGCCCTCGCCGCGGCCGTGACGATGACCGCCGCGGCCTGTGGGAGCGACAGCGGCGGTGGTTCTTCCGGAGACGGCAAGAAAACGATCACCATCGGCTTCCAGGGCGTTCTGTCGGGCGACAATCAGCAGCTCGGACTGAACGCCCTTTACGGCGTACGGACCGCGATCGCGGAGGTGAACGCCGACACGAGCTCGCCGTTCCAGCTCAAGCTCGCCGAGTCCGACGACGGCGGTTCCCCGGACCAGGGCCCGACGGCCGCGCAGAAACTGATCGACGACTCCAAGGTCGTCGCGGTCGTCGGCCCGATGTTCTCCGGCGCCACCAAGGCCAGCGAGCCCGCCTACACCCAGGCCGGCCTGCTGTCGGTCAGCCCGTCCGCGACGAACCCGGCGCTGACGACGCTGGGCTTCAAGACCTTCTACCGGGTCATCGCGCCGGACACGGTGCAGGGCAAGGCCGCCGCCGACTACGTGGCCACCGTCCTGCAGGCGAAGAAGGTCTATTCGCTGGACGACAAGAGTGAGTACGGCACCGGCCTGTCCGGCGCCCTGGAGCCCGAGCTCACGGCCAAGGGCGTGCAGGTCACCCATGACGGCATCAACCCGACCAAGGACTACACCTCCGAGGCCACGAAGATCATCGCGGCGGCTCCGGACGTCCTGTACTACTCGGGCTACTACGCCGAGCTCGCCCTGCTGTCCAAGGCGCTCAAGGACAAGGGCTTCACCGGCAAGATCGCAAGTGGGGACGGCTCGCTCGACCCGCAGTACGTCGCGCAGGCCGGCGCCGCCGCCGCCGAGGGTACCTACCTCACCTGCCCCTGCGGCGACGCGAACACCGACCCGAAGGCCGCCGCGTTCGTCGCGTCCTTCAAGAAGGTCAACAAGGGCGCGAAGCCCGGTACCTACTCCGGTGAGGCGTACGACGCCACCCTCGCGCTCGCGGACGTGTTCAAGAAGCTCGGCAACGACGTCAGCCGCGAGTCGGTCGCGAAGGCCTTCGGTGCCGTGAACTTCCAGGGCATCACGAAGACCGTCGCCTTCGAGCCCACCGGCGAGGTCAAGGGTTCCAACGTGTTCGTCTACCAGGTCAAGAACGGCGCGATCACGGTTCTCGGGAACACCGCGGATCTGATCAAGTCCTGA
- a CDS encoding branched-chain amino acid ABC transporter permease: MGFLDQFWQLTIDGLMVGSLYAVIALGYTLVYGVLQLINFAHSEVFMLGSFGGLFVARALLPDDGSVPGGLASVGLVAVGLGAGAVCGGLAAFTLERVAYRPLRRRSAPRLAYLISAIGASLFAVNLAGKEFGRQNVDLPDLFHNGTVFTVFGADVSTQSLVIFAVAVAMLIGLDRLVAGTRLGQGIRAVAQDADTAVLMGVNVERIIIVTFVVGGLLAGAGGFLYAMTFNASYSMGFVPGVKAFTAAVLGGIGNVRGAMLGGLLLGLVESYGGYLFQASYKDVIAFLVLVAILMIRPSGLLGERLGRAA, translated from the coding sequence ATGGGTTTCCTCGACCAGTTCTGGCAGCTGACCATCGACGGACTGATGGTCGGCTCGCTGTACGCGGTCATAGCACTCGGGTACACACTCGTGTACGGGGTTCTCCAGCTCATCAACTTCGCGCACAGCGAGGTGTTCATGCTGGGATCCTTCGGCGGCCTGTTCGTCGCCCGAGCCCTGCTGCCCGACGACGGGTCGGTGCCCGGGGGGCTCGCGTCGGTGGGGCTGGTGGCCGTCGGCCTCGGCGCCGGCGCGGTCTGCGGCGGGCTCGCCGCGTTCACCCTCGAACGCGTGGCCTATCGGCCGCTGCGGCGCCGCTCCGCGCCCCGGCTGGCCTACCTGATCAGCGCGATCGGGGCGTCGCTGTTCGCCGTGAACCTGGCCGGCAAGGAGTTCGGGCGGCAGAACGTCGACCTGCCCGACCTGTTCCACAACGGCACGGTCTTCACGGTCTTCGGCGCCGACGTCTCCACCCAGTCGCTGGTCATCTTCGCCGTCGCGGTCGCGATGCTGATCGGGCTGGACCGCCTCGTCGCCGGCACCCGCCTCGGCCAGGGCATCCGGGCCGTGGCCCAGGACGCCGACACCGCCGTCCTGATGGGCGTGAACGTCGAGCGGATCATCATCGTCACGTTCGTCGTCGGCGGCCTGCTCGCCGGCGCCGGCGGCTTCCTCTACGCGATGACGTTCAACGCCTCGTACAGCATGGGGTTCGTCCCCGGGGTGAAGGCGTTCACCGCGGCGGTCCTCGGCGGCATCGGCAACGTGCGCGGCGCGATGCTCGGCGGCCTGCTGCTCGGCCTGGTCGAGAGTTATGGTGGCTACCTGTTCCAGGCGTCCTACAAGGACGTCATCGCCTTCCTCGTCCTGGTGGCGATCCTGATGATCAGACCGTCCGGCCTGCTCGGCGAGCGGCTGGGGCGGGCGGCATGA
- a CDS encoding branched-chain amino acid ABC transporter permease, giving the protein MPLRVAGSRSGPSGSAAPGASADSLARADPLAPADPVGHGGPSGPGPGGGPGLPAWHPAVLFAPARLRQLGALLLVGVLAAIVTGPTGNSDKPLQAAKDSIVDVRIVLYLGLAAALWVLLVLGAELRGALERLSAPVRAPIGAAYGRRGGPIVLNLVLLAVAILAPLVVSTAAQQSMVNDIGIYALLALGLNVVVGYAGLLDLGYIAFFAIGAYATAYFTSQTAMPWHAPFVLNPFFVFPIALVLAALAGVILGAPTLRLRGDYLAIVTLGFGEIIHLVANNADGITNGARGAFGVPHLSIDLLGIDYKWGIDPLPYYYLLLAIVIGVMIAFGRLERSRIGRSWAAIREDEIAAEATGVATLRMKLLAFAIGASVSGFAGVLFASKQFFNPQSFSLQASFFVVAVVIFGGMGSRLGVVVGAVVLQGLAFYLRDKVQPADRYIYFGAVIVIMMIFRPQGLVPSRRRRREIELAEEGIGAADSLGAAPTGGHR; this is encoded by the coding sequence ATGCCGCTGCGCGTCGCCGGGAGTCGATCCGGCCCCAGCGGCTCGGCCGCGCCCGGCGCCTCCGCCGATTCCCTCGCCCGCGCCGATCCCCTCGCCCCCGCCGATCCGGTCGGCCACGGCGGTCCCTCCGGTCCTGGCCCCGGCGGCGGCCCGGGGCTGCCCGCGTGGCATCCCGCGGTGCTGTTCGCCCCGGCCCGGCTGCGCCAGCTCGGCGCGCTGCTGCTGGTCGGCGTGCTCGCCGCGATCGTCACCGGCCCGACGGGCAACTCCGACAAGCCGCTGCAGGCGGCGAAGGACTCGATCGTCGACGTCCGGATCGTGCTCTACCTGGGGCTCGCCGCCGCGCTGTGGGTGCTGCTGGTGCTCGGCGCCGAGCTGCGCGGCGCCCTGGAGCGACTGAGCGCCCCCGTGCGCGCGCCGATCGGGGCGGCCTACGGCCGCCGCGGCGGTCCGATCGTGCTGAACCTGGTGCTGCTCGCCGTCGCGATCCTCGCGCCCCTGGTGGTCTCGACGGCCGCCCAGCAGTCGATGGTCAACGACATCGGCATCTACGCGCTGCTCGCCCTCGGCCTCAATGTCGTCGTCGGCTACGCCGGCCTCCTCGACCTCGGCTACATCGCGTTCTTCGCCATCGGCGCCTATGCGACGGCCTACTTCACCTCGCAGACCGCGATGCCCTGGCACGCGCCGTTCGTGCTCAACCCGTTCTTCGTCTTCCCGATCGCCCTCGTCCTCGCGGCGCTCGCCGGAGTCATCCTCGGCGCGCCGACGCTGCGGCTGCGCGGGGACTACCTGGCGATCGTCACCCTCGGCTTCGGCGAGATCATCCACCTGGTGGCGAACAACGCCGACGGCATCACCAACGGGGCCCGCGGCGCCTTCGGCGTGCCGCACCTGTCGATCGACCTGCTCGGCATCGACTACAAGTGGGGCATCGACCCGCTGCCGTACTACTACCTGCTGCTCGCCATCGTCATCGGGGTGATGATCGCCTTCGGCCGGCTGGAACGCTCCCGGATCGGCCGGTCCTGGGCCGCGATCCGGGAGGACGAGATCGCCGCCGAGGCGACCGGGGTGGCGACGCTGCGCATGAAGCTGCTCGCCTTCGCGATCGGCGCGTCGGTGTCGGGCTTCGCCGGCGTGTTGTTCGCCTCCAAGCAGTTCTTCAACCCGCAGAGCTTCAGCCTGCAGGCGTCGTTCTTCGTCGTCGCCGTGGTCATCTTCGGCGGGATGGGCTCCCGGCTCGGCGTCGTGGTCGGCGCCGTCGTGCTCCAGGGGCTCGCCTTCTACCTGCGGGACAAGGTGCAGCCCGCGGACCGGTACATCTACTTCGGGGCCGTCATCGTGATCATGATGATCTTCCGCCCGCAGGGGCTCGTGCCCTCGCGCCGCCGCCGGCGCGAGATCGAGTTGGCGGAGGAGGGCATCGGCGCCGCCGACTCCCTCGGCGCGGCGCCGACGGGAGGGCACCGGTGA